In one Thermodesulfobacteriota bacterium genomic region, the following are encoded:
- the cyoE gene encoding heme o synthase: MNAIENADRGASNIVVSTVLLTKPGIITSVAFTGFAGMVLASKGFPSIYLAVEALLSLLLSAAGAAILNNVLDRRIDVLMSRLSKRVDALTVIGEKTAVAIAFVFIAISLFISFYYLNVVNAALTIAAILSYALLYTLYLKRSSPYGTILGGLPGALPVLIGYAAVNPALGVDAVILFIFMMLWQPPHFWALAQKYKIDYKKAGIPVMPVAMGTKYTNVMILLYSVSLFPLSLSLWFLGYCSYYYAIFAVISGLYFEYIIIKSALNNTDYGKAFGASILYMLVIMASLILDVGFNSPNAIVGG; the protein is encoded by the coding sequence ATGAACGCGATAGAGAACGCGGACAGGGGAGCTTCGAATATCGTAGTTTCCACGGTTCTCCTTACGAAGCCGGGCATAATCACGAGCGTCGCGTTTACCGGGTTCGCCGGTATGGTGCTGGCGTCGAAGGGCTTCCCCTCGATTTATCTCGCGGTCGAAGCGCTCCTCTCGCTTCTCCTTAGCGCGGCAGGGGCCGCGATTCTCAACAACGTCCTCGACAGGCGTATAGACGTGCTCATGAGCAGGCTCAGTAAGCGCGTGGACGCCCTTACGGTCATAGGTGAAAAAACGGCCGTCGCGATCGCGTTCGTCTTCATAGCTATTTCGCTCTTCATTTCGTTCTATTACCTCAACGTCGTAAACGCGGCCCTTACCATAGCCGCCATACTGAGCTACGCGCTCCTTTACACGCTATACCTCAAGCGGAGCTCGCCCTACGGGACTATTCTAGGAGGGCTGCCCGGCGCTCTTCCCGTGCTGATAGGATACGCGGCCGTGAATCCCGCCCTCGGGGTGGACGCCGTCATATTGTTCATATTCATGATGCTCTGGCAGCCGCCGCATTTCTGGGCCCTCGCCCAGAAATACAAGATCGACTATAAGAAGGCGGGTATTCCCGTAATGCCGGTAGCCATGGGGACGAAATATACGAACGTCATGATTCTTCTTTATTCCGTTTCCCTCTTTCCGCTTAGCCTTTCGCTCTGGTTCCTCGGGTACTGTTCCTATTATTACGCCATATTCGCCGTTATCTCGGGCCTCTATTTCGAATACATAATAATAAAGAGCGCGCTCAACAACACAGATTACGGCAAGGCTTTCGGGGCCTCCATCCTTTACATGCTCGTCATAATGGCGTCTCTCATTCTGGACGTGGGCTTCAATTCGCCGAACGCGATAGTAGGCGGCTGA
- a CDS encoding M3 family oligoendopeptidase: MSSNQSTAKMNWDLGSYFPEYGGPEMKEFKKKLKADIAAVQKKAAALPALGADNMAGWEEIILEAEDIMSRYSHIDSYIGCLASADGLNEDYVREEGEMSAVHAELSKLKVELIRALKNVPEEVFRRFTEREKLSDAAYYIGRLRILSERSMNPDKEILASDLGVDGISAWGRLYDTVSSRLEFDMKYPGGTVKTLPISQRRSLMEKPERDVRKAAFEGGNRAWKTIEDTAAAALNAISGTRLTLNRYRGIDHFLDVALYQSGISRKTLDAMFEAIYDEIELPKDILRFKARTMGRKQIAWYDLGAPLDIESGQKLSWPDAQKLVEKSFSGSYPALGAYARSAFDKKWIDWEPREGKRPGGFCTGSLLTKESRIFMTYNETLGDVLTLAHEAGHAFHSHVMSDIRPYSHFYPMTLAESASTFGEMILTEGILREQSIGDAEKALMLDTEINHGAIYLMDIPVRYEFEKAFYEERQEGEVSVSRLKELMAETQRRVFGDVLEEGGEDPYFWASKLHFYVVGVTFYNFPYTFGYLLSRGLFSLFKKEGADFLPKYEKFLRLSGSDTAENVAKRSIGMDLETPGFWKESIRSLREPFERLKELMKGLG; the protein is encoded by the coding sequence ATGTCCAGCAATCAATCGACGGCAAAAATGAACTGGGACCTCGGGAGCTATTTCCCCGAATACGGCGGCCCGGAAATGAAGGAGTTCAAGAAAAAGCTCAAGGCCGATATAGCGGCCGTGCAGAAAAAGGCCGCGGCCCTGCCCGCGCTGGGCGCCGACAACATGGCCGGGTGGGAGGAAATAATTCTCGAAGCCGAGGACATCATGAGCCGCTACAGCCACATCGACTCATACATCGGATGCCTCGCTTCGGCCGACGGGCTCAACGAGGACTATGTCCGCGAGGAAGGAGAGATGTCGGCCGTCCACGCCGAGCTCTCGAAACTCAAGGTCGAGCTCATAAGGGCGCTAAAGAACGTCCCGGAAGAGGTCTTCCGCCGATTCACGGAGCGGGAGAAGCTCTCGGACGCCGCCTATTACATCGGCAGGCTCAGGATACTGTCCGAAAGGAGCATGAACCCCGACAAGGAGATACTGGCCTCCGACCTCGGCGTAGACGGAATAAGCGCATGGGGCCGTCTCTACGATACGGTTTCGAGCAGGCTCGAGTTCGATATGAAATACCCGGGCGGCACGGTGAAGACGCTCCCGATATCCCAGAGGCGCTCGCTCATGGAAAAGCCGGAGAGGGACGTCCGGAAGGCGGCCTTCGAGGGAGGAAACCGGGCGTGGAAGACTATCGAAGACACGGCCGCGGCAGCACTCAACGCGATTTCAGGCACGCGGCTCACCCTCAACAGGTACCGCGGCATAGACCACTTCCTCGACGTCGCGCTCTACCAGTCGGGCATAAGCCGGAAGACCCTCGACGCCATGTTCGAGGCGATTTACGACGAGATAGAGCTTCCGAAGGACATACTCCGCTTCAAGGCGCGCACTATGGGCAGAAAGCAAATCGCATGGTACGACCTCGGCGCCCCGCTCGACATCGAATCCGGCCAGAAACTGAGCTGGCCCGACGCGCAGAAGCTCGTCGAGAAATCGTTCTCCGGGTCATACCCCGCACTCGGGGCCTACGCCAGAAGCGCTTTCGATAAAAAGTGGATAGACTGGGAGCCGAGGGAAGGAAAGAGGCCGGGAGGGTTTTGCACGGGCTCGCTCCTGACGAAGGAATCCCGCATCTTCATGACGTACAACGAGACGCTCGGCGACGTGCTCACATTGGCGCACGAGGCCGGACACGCCTTTCACAGCCACGTGATGAGCGACATACGGCCTTATTCGCACTTCTATCCGATGACGCTCGCGGAATCGGCCTCTACGTTCGGCGAAATGATCCTGACGGAGGGTATACTCCGCGAGCAGTCCATTGGAGACGCCGAAAAGGCGCTAATGCTCGACACCGAAATCAACCACGGCGCCATATATCTCATGGACATACCGGTGCGCTACGAATTCGAAAAAGCGTTTTACGAAGAGAGGCAGGAAGGCGAGGTGAGCGTGAGCCGCCTCAAAGAGCTTATGGCGGAGACCCAGCGCCGCGTCTTCGGCGACGTCCTAGAGGAAGGCGGCGAGGACCCTTACTTCTGGGCATCGAAGCTCCACTTCTACGTCGTCGGAGTCACTTTCTACAACTTCCCCTACACGTTCGGCTACCTCCTCAGCCGGGGGCTCTTCTCTCTCTTTAAAAAAGAAGGCGCGGACTTTTTGCCGAAGTACGAGAAGTTCCTCAGGCTCTCGGGCTCGGATACCGCGGAGAACGTAGCGAAAAGAAGCATCGGAATGGACCTCGAAACACCCGGGTTCTGGAAGGAATCGATAAGGTCCCTTAGAGAGCCGTTCGAAAGGCTTAAAGAGCTGATGAAAGGCCTCGGATAA
- the coxB gene encoding cytochrome c oxidase subunit II, producing MTWIPEVASNLAGKVDGVLLTITLLSLFFFLLITAILIVFAIKYRRKRDDEETPYITGSEPLEIIWTVIPSILLIALFVYGFVVFKEMRTPPADSVDITVTGKQWLWTFDYYNGKKTLNELYVEQNRPVRLVMMSDDVLHSFFVPGFRVKQDVLPGRYVQLWFTPTKIGTFDIFCAEYCGTGHSVMLGKVNVLSPEAYDIWENGLPGEGGGAVASLPPAELGEKIYKEKGCNACHSVDGSTLVGPSFKGIYDHDTELQDGSVVKVDENYIRQSILEPQSQVVKGFQPVMPSFKGILSDDEVTAVIAYIKTLK from the coding sequence ATGACTTGGATTCCAGAGGTAGCATCTAATCTTGCGGGCAAGGTAGACGGGGTGCTTTTGACAATAACCTTGTTGTCCCTCTTCTTCTTTCTGCTTATAACCGCGATTCTCATCGTTTTCGCGATTAAGTACAGGAGAAAGAGAGACGACGAGGAGACGCCTTACATAACCGGCAGCGAGCCGCTTGAAATTATCTGGACTGTCATTCCATCAATACTCCTTATAGCTCTTTTCGTATACGGCTTCGTCGTGTTCAAGGAAATGAGAACGCCCCCGGCCGATTCTGTGGATATTACAGTCACCGGCAAGCAGTGGCTCTGGACCTTCGACTATTACAACGGTAAAAAGACGCTTAACGAGCTCTACGTCGAGCAGAACAGGCCCGTCAGGCTCGTCATGATGTCCGACGACGTGCTTCACAGCTTTTTCGTCCCGGGGTTCCGCGTGAAGCAGGACGTTCTCCCGGGCCGCTACGTTCAGCTCTGGTTCACTCCCACCAAAATCGGGACGTTCGATATATTCTGCGCCGAGTACTGCGGCACGGGCCATTCCGTCATGCTCGGCAAAGTTAACGTGCTCAGCCCCGAGGCGTACGACATATGGGAGAACGGTCTTCCGGGCGAGGGAGGAGGGGCCGTGGCTTCTCTGCCACCGGCCGAGCTCGGCGAAAAGATATATAAAGAAAAGGGATGCAATGCATGCCACAGCGTGGACGGATCCACACTTGTCGGGCCGTCGTTCAAGGGTATCTACGATCACGATACCGAGCTTCAGGACGGCTCCGTGGTCAAGGTAGACGAGAATTATATCAGGCAGTCGATACTCGAGCCGCAGTCCCAGGTCGTCAAGGGATTTCAGCCGGTGATGCCGTCGTTTAAGGGTATACTAAGTGATGACGAAGTGACGGCCGTGATCGCTTACATCAAAACACTAAAATAA
- a CDS encoding SCO family protein: protein MYTRQLKIYVLAVLAILLCADFAAAITDSRDIKNVGLDDRLGDVIPEGITLKDENGNEVDFRDVLYKDGPTVLSLVYFNCPRVCTFVSDGLLQVVNEQQAFTVGKDFRIITVSFDPDDTPETASEKGERYRKSVLRGEPSSGDWMFLTGDADNIAKLTGAVGFKFLEDGDEFAHPSAIMILTPDGRISRYLEGIQYEPLDFRLSLVEAAKGQIGTSGILNKVMLFCYEFDPIGKRYALKALNVVKAGGVITLLALCGVLTYFWRREKKDPNRRMGGLK from the coding sequence ATGTATACAAGGCAATTGAAAATTTACGTGCTGGCGGTTCTGGCGATCTTGCTGTGTGCCGATTTTGCGGCGGCCATCACGGATTCGAGGGACATAAAGAACGTCGGACTGGACGATAGGCTCGGCGACGTCATTCCCGAGGGCATTACCTTAAAGGATGAAAACGGTAACGAAGTGGATTTCAGGGATGTTCTCTACAAGGACGGTCCCACGGTTCTTAGCCTCGTTTATTTCAACTGCCCGCGCGTCTGCACTTTCGTCTCCGATGGTCTGCTTCAGGTAGTAAACGAGCAGCAGGCTTTCACCGTGGGAAAGGATTTTAGAATCATAACAGTCAGCTTCGATCCGGACGACACTCCGGAGACGGCGTCCGAAAAGGGCGAAAGGTACAGGAAGAGCGTCCTTCGCGGCGAGCCCTCTTCGGGGGACTGGATGTTCCTCACCGGTGACGCGGACAACATAGCGAAATTGACTGGCGCCGTCGGTTTTAAATTCCTGGAGGACGGCGATGAGTTCGCCCATCCCTCGGCCATTATGATCCTCACGCCGGACGGGAGGATTTCTCGATACCTAGAGGGCATTCAGTACGAGCCTCTCGATTTCAGGCTCTCTCTCGTGGAAGCGGCGAAAGGGCAGATCGGGACCTCCGGGATACTGAACAAGGTAATGCTTTTCTGCTACGAGTTCGACCCGATCGGGAAAAGGTACGCGCTCAAGGCCCTTAACGTAGTCAAGGCGGGAGGGGTCATCACCTTGCTGGCACTTTGCGGCGTGCTTACGTATTTCTGGAGGAGAGAGAAAAAGGACCCGAATAGGAGAATGGGAGGTTTAAAATAA
- the rodA gene encoding rod shape-determining protein RodA: MIMFDRRLLYSFGWSLFFMTIAFAALALLNLYSASYQTGLVYFKKQAIWLSIGVVVMVLVSFINNKLIKRYSLHIYGASIFLLIFVLIFGKEVAGSKSWIMLGPFASIQPSELAKIPVVLALARFYDRDYEGFPYGLLDLVKPVLLVALPLVLVMLQPDLGTGLLIILISGSMILFMGVKKITLAIILAVVVGFSYPAWHYFMKPYQKSRIMTFLDPARDPLNSGYNAIQSQIAVGSGKFTGKGFMAGSQSQLRFIPAQQTDFAFSVLAEEWGFVGGFFALLLYFMIILWILDTASRSKDTYSILVCYGIAAMFFWHAVVNVGMVIGLLPITGVPLLILSYGGSSTLTAMIGIGIVLGIRMRKFPIPEAAVELR, encoded by the coding sequence ATGATAATGTTTGACAGGCGGCTCCTCTACAGCTTCGGATGGTCGCTCTTTTTCATGACGATCGCTTTCGCGGCGCTGGCGCTCCTCAACCTTTACAGCGCGTCCTATCAAACGGGCCTCGTATACTTCAAGAAGCAGGCTATATGGCTTTCCATCGGCGTGGTCGTAATGGTGCTCGTCTCTTTTATAAACAACAAGCTGATAAAGAGATACTCGCTTCACATCTACGGCGCGTCGATATTCCTTTTGATTTTTGTGCTTATATTCGGAAAGGAAGTGGCGGGGTCCAAGAGCTGGATAATGCTGGGGCCCTTCGCGAGCATCCAGCCGTCCGAGCTCGCGAAGATACCCGTCGTGCTGGCGCTCGCAAGATTCTACGACAGAGACTACGAGGGCTTCCCGTACGGCCTTCTCGATCTCGTAAAGCCCGTGCTTCTGGTCGCGCTGCCTCTCGTTCTCGTTATGCTTCAGCCTGACCTCGGCACGGGGCTGCTCATAATACTCATATCGGGCAGCATGATCCTCTTCATGGGGGTCAAAAAGATTACGCTCGCGATTATACTCGCCGTCGTCGTCGGGTTCTCCTATCCCGCGTGGCATTACTTCATGAAACCTTATCAGAAGAGCCGGATCATGACGTTTCTCGATCCGGCCCGCGACCCGCTCAACTCGGGCTATAACGCCATACAGTCCCAGATAGCCGTCGGCTCGGGCAAGTTTACCGGGAAGGGGTTCATGGCGGGCTCGCAGTCTCAGCTGAGGTTTATCCCGGCCCAGCAAACGGACTTCGCGTTTTCGGTTCTCGCCGAGGAGTGGGGGTTTGTCGGCGGCTTCTTCGCGCTCCTGCTCTATTTTATGATAATCCTGTGGATACTGGATACCGCCAGCCGATCCAAGGACACATACTCGATCCTGGTCTGCTACGGTATCGCCGCGATGTTCTTCTGGCATGCCGTCGTGAACGTCGGCATGGTTATAGGGCTTCTCCCGATCACAGGCGTGCCGCTCCTCATACTCAGCTACGGCGGCTCGTCGACGCTTACGGCGATGATAGGGATAGGCATAGTCCTCGGGATAAGGATGCGGAAGTTCCCGATACCGGAAGCCGCCGTCGAGCTCAGGTAG
- a CDS encoding P1 family peptidase, with amino-acid sequence MISITQAGLKAGHASDPDAITGCTVLLFDKPALGAIDLRGGGTSTRQIDPLLSHSTFGKIHGLLLTGGSAFGLDAAGGVMRYLEERHIGLDVGYGLVVPSVPTAVIFDIGIGKNIRPDAEMGYRACLNASHDGVEEGSVGAGTGATIGKLLGLRHATKGGLGTAAYRFDNGVIIGVIAVVNAFGDVVSRQNGRIIAGVRKTPESAEFTGTVNLFKEGVRFRAGGGQNTTLAVVAVNARFSKSELGRIASIAQTGLSRVISPAHTVADGDVVIAVSCGEMEGDANVSGIVAAELVEESILRAVSLSKGMGGVPSAGDLNGKEAT; translated from the coding sequence ATGATATCGATTACTCAAGCAGGCCTTAAGGCAGGCCACGCGTCGGACCCCGACGCCATAACCGGATGTACCGTGCTTCTCTTCGACAAACCGGCCCTGGGGGCCATAGACCTGAGGGGCGGCGGCACGAGCACGAGGCAGATAGATCCCCTCCTCTCCCACAGCACTTTCGGCAAAATCCACGGCCTGCTGCTTACGGGCGGGAGCGCGTTCGGGCTCGACGCCGCCGGCGGCGTGATGAGGTATCTCGAAGAGAGGCATATAGGGCTCGACGTCGGATACGGCCTCGTCGTGCCGTCAGTGCCGACCGCCGTCATATTCGACATCGGCATCGGTAAGAACATAAGGCCGGACGCAGAAATGGGATACAGGGCCTGCCTCAACGCCTCGCACGACGGAGTGGAGGAAGGAAGCGTCGGGGCCGGGACCGGCGCGACCATTGGAAAGCTCCTCGGCCTCAGGCACGCGACGAAGGGCGGGCTCGGGACCGCCGCCTACAGGTTCGACAACGGGGTTATAATAGGTGTCATCGCGGTGGTGAACGCGTTCGGCGACGTCGTCTCCCGTCAGAACGGCAGGATTATAGCCGGGGTGCGAAAAACCCCTGAGAGCGCGGAGTTCACCGGGACCGTGAATCTCTTCAAGGAAGGCGTCAGGTTCCGTGCGGGCGGCGGGCAAAACACCACGCTCGCCGTCGTCGCCGTGAACGCCAGGTTTTCCAAGTCAGAGCTCGGAAGGATAGCCAGCATAGCACAGACTGGGCTATCGCGGGTGATATCTCCGGCGCACACCGTAGCCGACGGCGACGTCGTAATAGCGGTCTCCTGCGGGGAAATGGAAGGCGACGCCAACGTCTCCGGCATCGTAGCGGCCGAGCTGGTCGAGGAATCGATACTGAGGGCCGTCAGCCTTTCGAAGGGTATGGGAGGCGTCCCGAGCGCGGGCGACCTTAACGGGAAAGAAGCTACCTGA
- a CDS encoding cytochrome C oxidase subunit IV family protein produces MASHSHSDKHEHITTYKTYLFVWAALMVLTVITVYVSYVDFGTMNVVIAMAVASLKAALVALFFMHLKFEDSITWVFALFPLGLLFLLITMTFVDTFTRVVVP; encoded by the coding sequence ATGGCATCGCACTCGCACTCTGACAAACACGAGCACATAACGACTTACAAGACATATTTATTCGTCTGGGCGGCGCTCATGGTGCTGACTGTCATCACGGTATACGTGTCGTACGTCGATTTCGGCACCATGAACGTGGTGATAGCCATGGCAGTCGCGTCGCTTAAGGCCGCGCTCGTCGCCCTTTTCTTCATGCACCTTAAATTCGAGGATTCCATAACCTGGGTGTTCGCCCTTTTCCCCCTGGGTCTTCTTTTCCTCCTCATCACGATGACGTTCGTGGATACGTTTACGAGGGTTGTGGTACCCTGA
- a CDS encoding COX15/CtaA family protein → MIGKITLFFLFLLLIWGNLVSGLGAGLGCPDWPLCHGSVVPPYRWDIYMEFTHRVIGGVTSIFLVYLSYKRLRSYSGWTKLIPVLIVCLLAFQIVLGGIVVLLEIPVDLTTFHFANALVIFSLTLYIVFFDGEKVKPIFSLSGYNGVFFFLAILVFFQAVLGAYVRHSNSGLACPDFPKCLGYWIPPELSGMVLNHFAHRVAAYVITLIVLGFFMSTWLVDGFRRYRAAFGIALGLIVIQIILGVGIIHTKLHFAAAALHLSVALLILSLFLYTWFLGMRRIYAGSAGA, encoded by the coding sequence ATGATTGGTAAAATTACTCTTTTCTTTCTTTTCCTGCTTTTAATATGGGGCAATCTGGTGTCCGGCCTGGGGGCCGGGCTCGGGTGTCCGGACTGGCCGCTCTGCCATGGGAGCGTGGTTCCTCCGTACAGGTGGGATATATACATGGAGTTTACGCACAGGGTAATAGGAGGCGTCACATCCATTTTCCTGGTGTATCTCTCATACAAGAGACTGCGGAGTTACAGTGGCTGGACGAAGCTTATACCGGTCCTGATAGTTTGCCTCCTGGCTTTCCAGATAGTCCTCGGCGGAATAGTGGTCCTTCTCGAGATACCGGTCGACCTCACGACGTTTCACTTCGCGAACGCCCTGGTGATATTCTCGCTCACGCTTTACATAGTCTTCTTCGACGGCGAGAAGGTGAAGCCGATATTCTCGCTCAGCGGTTATAACGGCGTATTTTTCTTCCTGGCCATACTGGTTTTCTTCCAGGCAGTGCTTGGGGCCTACGTGAGGCACTCCAATTCGGGGCTCGCGTGTCCCGACTTTCCAAAATGCCTCGGGTACTGGATACCCCCCGAGCTCTCGGGCATGGTCCTGAACCACTTCGCTCACAGGGTGGCCGCGTACGTCATAACTCTGATTGTCCTCGGATTTTTCATGTCCACGTGGCTTGTCGACGGGTTCAGACGCTACCGCGCGGCTTTCGGTATAGCGCTCGGGCTCATAGTAATCCAGATTATTCTCGGGGTCGGGATAATACATACGAAGCTTCATTTTGCAGCGGCGGCGCTTCATTTATCGGTTGCTCTACTCATTCTATCGTTATTCCTCTATACTTGGTTCCTGGGGATGAGGAGGATTTATGCCGGTTCAGCCGGGGCATGA
- a CDS encoding cytochrome c oxidase subunit 3 family protein, with product MAEAGIEQSHGHNMDPATEYSSSKMGMWLFLGTEILLFGGLFAAYAIFHARYPEMFYEQHLELNRTMGAINTCVLIFSSLTMAMGVSAIKWGKQKTAAILILITIICGMIFGVIKYFEYSAKFSHHIYPDTSIFFSLYFLMTGLHMIHVFIGLGILGVVFVLTLKGKFNSKYNTPIELGGLYWHLVDLIWIYLFPLLYLIG from the coding sequence ATGGCAGAAGCTGGCATCGAGCAATCACACGGTCATAACATGGATCCGGCGACGGAGTACAGCTCCTCTAAGATGGGAATGTGGCTCTTCCTCGGAACTGAAATACTCCTTTTCGGGGGGCTGTTCGCGGCATACGCGATCTTCCACGCAAGGTATCCCGAGATGTTCTACGAGCAGCATCTGGAGCTCAATAGAACCATGGGCGCAATCAACACCTGCGTCCTTATCTTCAGCAGTTTGACGATGGCCATGGGCGTGTCCGCCATCAAGTGGGGCAAGCAGAAGACAGCGGCCATACTCATATTGATAACGATCATCTGCGGCATGATATTCGGCGTCATAAAGTACTTCGAGTACAGCGCCAAGTTCTCGCACCACATCTATCCGGACACGAGTATCTTCTTCTCGCTCTACTTTCTCATGACCGGTCTTCACATGATCCACGTCTTCATCGGGCTCGGTATACTCGGGGTCGTCTTTGTGCTGACGCTTAAAGGGAAGTTCAACTCGAAGTACAACACGCCTATTGAACTGGGCGGGCTTTACTGGCACCTCGTCGACCTTATCTGGATTTATCTGTTCCCGTTACTTTATCTTATTGGATAG
- the ctaD gene encoding cytochrome c oxidase subunit I — translation MANHTIAHDVYVPFLEKKGFLSWILTTDHKRIGILYLVSTSLFFLVAGIIALLMRFELLTPASDFVEPHTYNVLFTLHGSIMVFFFIVPGLAASFGNFLIPLMIGARDVAFPKLNIASYWIYLLGTAILLMALLKPADTGWTFYTPYSATTNTDVVLMTFGVFVLGFSSILTGLNFIVTTHKMRAPGMTWHRLPLFIWASYATSILQLLATPVVGITLLLLITERTLGVGFFDPAKGGDPILFQNFFWFYSHPAVYIMIIPAMGVISEIIPVFSRKPIFGYKAIAYSSLGIAFISFLVWAHHMFTSGISETAATIFSFLTFLVAIPTAIKVFNWTATLYKGSIQLHSAMLYALGFIFLFTIGGLTGVFLGALAADIHLHDTYFVVAHMHYVMIGGTVMGFFGALHFWYPKWFGKMFNETVAKIAWFFIFVGFNVTFFPQFFLGIQGMPRRYASYPAEFESLMALSTYGSWILGFGILIMVINLISGLISGPKAPENPYNSLSLEWQIPSPPPHENFEEIPHVTDWTYGYGKKKELEV, via the coding sequence ATGGCAAATCATACGATTGCCCACGATGTATATGTTCCGTTCCTGGAGAAGAAGGGTTTTCTCTCCTGGATTCTCACGACGGATCATAAACGAATCGGGATTTTATACCTGGTGTCTACTTCCCTGTTCTTCCTGGTAGCCGGCATCATCGCCCTTCTTATGAGGTTCGAGCTGCTTACCCCTGCTTCCGACTTTGTCGAGCCGCATACGTACAACGTACTCTTCACGCTGCATGGCTCGATAATGGTCTTTTTCTTTATCGTTCCGGGCCTGGCGGCCAGCTTCGGGAACTTCCTCATTCCTCTTATGATAGGGGCGAGGGACGTCGCGTTCCCCAAGCTTAACATAGCGAGTTACTGGATTTATCTCCTTGGAACCGCCATTCTCCTCATGGCCCTTCTAAAGCCGGCCGACACCGGATGGACTTTCTATACACCTTACAGCGCAACAACCAACACAGACGTGGTTCTCATGACTTTCGGTGTTTTCGTTCTCGGGTTCTCGTCCATTCTCACGGGACTTAACTTCATCGTTACGACCCACAAAATGAGGGCGCCGGGAATGACGTGGCACAGGCTTCCCCTTTTCATATGGGCGTCCTACGCCACGTCTATCCTCCAGCTCCTGGCAACGCCGGTAGTAGGCATAACCCTTCTCCTTCTCATCACCGAGAGGACGCTCGGCGTCGGATTCTTCGACCCGGCCAAGGGAGGCGACCCGATTCTCTTCCAGAACTTCTTCTGGTTCTATTCCCATCCCGCTGTCTACATCATGATCATCCCCGCGATGGGTGTTATATCCGAAATAATCCCGGTCTTTTCCAGAAAGCCGATATTCGGCTACAAGGCCATAGCGTATTCCAGCCTCGGCATCGCGTTCATAAGTTTCCTCGTCTGGGCCCACCACATGTTTACGAGCGGTATTTCCGAAACGGCGGCCACCATTTTCTCGTTCCTGACGTTCCTGGTCGCCATACCGACGGCGATAAAGGTGTTCAACTGGACGGCCACTCTTTATAAAGGTTCGATCCAGCTTCATTCCGCCATGCTCTACGCGCTCGGGTTCATATTCCTGTTCACGATCGGCGGGCTCACCGGCGTGTTCCTCGGGGCGCTCGCTGCCGACATTCACCTTCACGACACTTACTTCGTAGTCGCGCACATGCACTACGTCATGATAGGCGGCACGGTCATGGGCTTCTTCGGGGCGCTTCATTTCTGGTACCCGAAGTGGTTCGGAAAGATGTTCAACGAAACGGTAGCGAAAATAGCATGGTTCTTCATCTTCGTCGGTTTTAACGTAACGTTCTTCCCGCAGTTCTTCCTCGGAATTCAGGGCATGCCGAGGCGCTACGCGTCCTACCCGGCCGAGTTCGAATCGCTTATGGCGCTTTCGACGTACGGCTCCTGGATACTTGGGTTTGGAATACTCATTATGGTCATCAACCTTATTTCGGGGCTGATAAGCGGCCCGAAGGCGCCTGAGAATCCGTACAACTCGCTTTCTCTCGAGTGGCAGATACCGTCGCCCCCGCCGCATGAGAATTTCGAAGAGATACCGCACGTGACCGACTGGACGTACGGTTACGGAAAAAAGAAGGAGCTGGAGGTTTAA